A genomic stretch from Chloroflexota bacterium includes:
- a CDS encoding type II toxin-antitoxin system prevent-host-death family antitoxin: protein MSPQKRRPERVGVRELRQNLSVYLKHVREEGRAYEVTERGEPVAHLTPMPDRPTSTYERMLAEGRITPAKRDLLTIKPLPPLPGKQLSDVLREMRDEETW, encoded by the coding sequence ATGAGTCCTCAGAAGCGCCGACCGGAGCGGGTGGGGGTCCGCGAGCTGCGCCAGAACCTATCGGTCTACCTCAAGCACGTGCGTGAAGAGGGGCGGGCCTACGAGGTGACCGAGCGCGGGGAGCCGGTGGCCCACCTGACGCCTATGCCGGATCGGCCGACCTCGACGTACGAGCGCATGCTGGCCGAGGGCCGCATCACGCCGGCCAAGCGGGATCTGCTCACCATCAAGCCGCTTCCGCCGCTCCCCGGCAAGCAGCTGTCAGACGTCCTGCGTGAGATGCGGGACGAGGAGACCTGGTGA
- a CDS encoding MBL fold metallo-hydrolase, whose translation MSEADPTVERANAPDQHPRIEVGAFGPWRANAYLVWDGRSPDALVLDPGLGAAAPLLARVEANGLTLHLVANSHGHIDHIFDNAPLVRGSGAPLAIHPLDEPRLSATNNYGLEMEPSVATRHLHEGEQLRIGDLVFDVLHTAGHTEGSVCLYEERAALLLSGDVLFAGTYGRTDLPGGDDAAMLASLVRLGRDLPPSVRVLPGHGPETTLERELPWLRRIAEAGRLR comes from the coding sequence ATGAGCGAGGCCGATCCCACCGTCGAGCGCGCCAATGCGCCGGATCAGCATCCGCGCATCGAGGTTGGCGCCTTCGGGCCGTGGCGGGCCAACGCGTACCTCGTCTGGGATGGCCGATCGCCCGATGCCCTGGTCCTCGACCCCGGCCTTGGTGCGGCCGCTCCACTCCTCGCGCGCGTGGAGGCGAACGGGCTGACCCTGCACCTGGTGGCCAACTCACACGGGCACATCGATCACATCTTCGACAACGCCCCGCTGGTGCGTGGTTCCGGTGCGCCGCTCGCCATCCATCCCCTGGACGAACCGCGCCTCTCCGCGACCAACAACTACGGGCTCGAGATGGAGCCGAGTGTCGCGACCCGTCACCTGCATGAGGGCGAGCAGCTCAGGATCGGTGACCTCGTGTTCGACGTGCTGCACACGGCGGGTCATACGGAGGGGTCGGTCTGCCTGTACGAGGAACGGGCGGCACTGCTGCTCTCCGGGGATGTGCTGTTCGCCGGCACCTACGGCCGCACCGACCTGCCCGGCGGCGACGATGCCGCCATGCTCGCTAGCCTCGTCCGGCTGGGCCGCGACCTGCCCCCATCCGTGCGGGTCTTGCCCGGCCACGGCCCGGAGACGACGCTCGAGCGCGAGCTGCCCTGGCTGCGACGGATCGCAGAGGCAGGGCGACTCCGCTAG
- a CDS encoding methyltransferase domain-containing protein, which produces MTSDPPRRFYGSEELARIGFDGRRAAEDLERWCCDGPRAETQELIDVLLGQGVAGTSLLDIGAGVGVVHMTLLEAGAADAVDVDASPDYIDAAREEADRRGLSGRVDYRLGDVVELAADLPPTDIVTADSVICCYPYLPELLGAAVRSGPRLVGLTYIHDKWWLRVMMRMSNAMWWSRGLPDRWSIHRHAEVDRLMGGAGYAVIHDGGTRWWRVVVYRRETASA; this is translated from the coding sequence GTGACATCTGACCCGCCGCGCCGGTTCTACGGCAGCGAGGAGCTCGCGCGGATCGGCTTTGACGGTCGCCGGGCAGCCGAGGACCTGGAGCGCTGGTGCTGCGACGGCCCGCGAGCGGAGACCCAGGAACTGATCGACGTTCTCCTTGGCCAGGGCGTGGCGGGTACCTCCCTGTTGGATATCGGGGCGGGCGTGGGCGTCGTGCACATGACCCTGCTCGAGGCCGGCGCGGCCGATGCTGTCGACGTGGACGCCTCGCCCGACTACATCGACGCCGCGAGGGAGGAAGCCGACCGACGGGGGCTGTCAGGTCGCGTCGACTACCGGCTGGGGGACGTGGTCGAGCTCGCCGCCGACCTGCCGCCGACCGACATCGTGACGGCCGATTCGGTGATCTGCTGCTACCCCTACCTGCCCGAACTGCTCGGCGCCGCGGTGCGGTCCGGGCCTCGGCTGGTTGGCCTGACCTACATCCACGACAAGTGGTGGCTGCGGGTCATGATGCGGATGTCGAACGCCATGTGGTGGTCGCGAGGGCTCCCGGATCGCTGGAGCATCCACCGCCACGCGGAGGTGGATCGGCTGATGGGCGGCGCTGGCTATGCGGTCATCCACGATGGCGGGACCCGGTGGTGGCGGGTGGTCGTCTACCGGCGGGAGACCGCCTCGGCTTAG
- a CDS encoding type II toxin-antitoxin system VapC family toxin: MSGAYLDASALVKLAVTELETAALRKFLRRHPQRFTNRVAVVEVRRAVRRLPMSREAPVQAAFDGVTVIDLDPSIANRAGVIEPVALRSLDAIHLASALELGDELDAFVTYDARQATAAGELGLPVASPA, from the coding sequence GTGAGCGGTGCGTACCTCGACGCCTCCGCCCTGGTCAAACTGGCGGTGACCGAGCTGGAGACCGCCGCATTGCGGAAGTTCCTCCGGCGCCACCCGCAGCGGTTCACGAATCGGGTGGCGGTGGTCGAGGTGAGGCGAGCGGTCAGGCGTCTCCCGATGTCGCGCGAGGCACCCGTCCAGGCGGCGTTCGACGGCGTCACGGTGATCGACCTGGACCCGTCGATCGCGAATCGCGCGGGCGTGATCGAGCCGGTTGCCCTGCGGTCGCTGGATGCCATCCACCTGGCCTCGGCCCTGGAGCTGGGCGACGAGCTCGACGCGTTCGTCACCTACGACGCGCGCCAGGCGACCGCGGCCGGCGAGCTCGGCCTCCCCGTCGCGTCGCCGGCGTAG
- a CDS encoding adenylate/guanylate cyclase domain-containing protein — protein sequence MTKAPDAQQASPVEAARSALGRHEWRSAFDLLSSADAKEALSPPDLELLAEAAWWTGQLTLAIEARERAFAGATKSGDMQTAVMVALNLARDNIFRLSVPVAKAWIKRVEQMLEGHEENIGHGWLAGTKAGVESVAGNNEEALAQATRAQEIAERLGLSDLRAFAMAGRAASLLARGDVEEGFALADEAAVAAISGELEPAVAGGVFCATIEACAAVGDVRRALEWTEAQDRWCKREGINGYPGMCRLFRSDVKRLHGAWPEAEAEAQLASVELRGYIPGAAGLALYQVGEIRLRRGDLPAAEEALLGAHALGQDTEPMLSLLRLAQGKAAAAVDSIHGALTEPGRPSWRAPTDSAVYRLALLPAQAEILVAAGDLAGARAAADELTELADKFDTPAVRAAAASAAGLVALAEGNIAEAGTRLREAIGLWTRLDAPYEVARTRVVLAAAYRAENEADRAAIEARTARDAFERLGAKLDLRRADAVMSELAGAAGATPLGMATTRSERVFMFTDIVDSTQLAETLGDEAWDGVIRIHDRTLRAAVAEQGGEEVKATGDGFFLAFADADQAIEAAVTIQRRLAEQRRAQGFALAVRIGIHGAAANRVGLDYVGTGVNQASRIGAAAAGGEILVSSSTLAVARHSFSEGGRRTVKLKGLSAPVEVVSIDWS from the coding sequence TTGACCAAGGCGCCTGACGCGCAGCAGGCATCGCCGGTGGAAGCGGCTCGATCCGCGCTGGGTCGCCACGAGTGGAGATCGGCCTTCGATCTCCTGTCCAGCGCAGACGCGAAGGAGGCCCTGAGCCCCCCGGACCTCGAGCTGCTGGCCGAGGCCGCGTGGTGGACGGGCCAGCTGACGCTCGCCATCGAGGCGCGCGAACGGGCGTTCGCTGGTGCGACCAAGTCCGGTGACATGCAGACCGCGGTGATGGTTGCCCTGAACCTCGCGCGGGACAACATCTTCCGGCTATCGGTCCCGGTGGCCAAGGCGTGGATCAAGCGGGTCGAGCAGATGCTGGAGGGGCATGAGGAGAACATCGGCCACGGCTGGCTGGCCGGCACGAAGGCGGGCGTCGAATCCGTGGCCGGGAACAACGAGGAGGCGCTGGCCCAGGCCACGCGCGCGCAGGAGATTGCGGAGCGACTGGGTCTGTCGGATCTGCGCGCCTTCGCCATGGCCGGCCGGGCAGCGAGCCTGCTGGCAAGAGGCGACGTCGAGGAGGGGTTCGCGCTCGCCGACGAAGCGGCGGTGGCTGCCATCAGCGGTGAGCTGGAGCCCGCCGTGGCCGGCGGCGTCTTCTGTGCCACGATCGAGGCCTGCGCGGCGGTGGGAGACGTCCGACGCGCGCTCGAATGGACGGAGGCCCAGGACCGATGGTGCAAGCGTGAGGGCATCAACGGCTACCCGGGCATGTGCCGCCTGTTCCGGTCCGACGTCAAACGGCTGCACGGCGCATGGCCGGAGGCGGAGGCGGAGGCCCAGCTGGCGTCGGTCGAGCTGCGCGGATACATCCCCGGCGCCGCTGGATTGGCGCTCTACCAGGTTGGGGAGATTCGCCTTCGGCGTGGCGACCTGCCGGCAGCCGAGGAGGCCCTGCTCGGCGCCCATGCGCTTGGGCAGGACACGGAGCCGATGCTCTCCCTGCTGCGGCTGGCTCAGGGCAAGGCGGCGGCCGCCGTCGACTCCATCCATGGCGCGCTGACCGAGCCGGGGCGCCCTTCATGGCGGGCGCCCACCGACAGTGCGGTCTACCGGCTGGCCCTCCTGCCGGCGCAGGCCGAGATCCTGGTAGCAGCCGGCGATCTGGCGGGGGCGAGGGCTGCCGCCGACGAGCTGACGGAACTGGCCGACAAGTTCGACACCCCGGCGGTTCGCGCCGCCGCCGCATCGGCCGCTGGTCTCGTGGCCCTCGCCGAGGGGAATATTGCGGAGGCCGGCACGCGTCTGCGCGAGGCGATCGGGCTCTGGACGCGACTCGACGCGCCATATGAGGTGGCGCGCACGCGCGTGGTGCTGGCCGCCGCATACCGCGCCGAAAATGAGGCCGATCGGGCCGCGATCGAGGCCCGCACGGCGCGGGACGCCTTCGAACGGCTCGGCGCCAAGCTGGATCTGAGGCGGGCGGACGCCGTGATGAGCGAGCTCGCAGGAGCTGCCGGCGCGACTCCGCTGGGCATGGCGACCACCCGCTCCGAACGCGTCTTCATGTTCACCGACATCGTCGACTCGACGCAGCTCGCCGAGACGCTGGGTGATGAGGCATGGGACGGCGTCATCCGCATCCACGACAGGACGCTGCGCGCGGCCGTTGCTGAACAGGGCGGGGAAGAGGTCAAGGCCACCGGTGATGGCTTCTTCCTGGCCTTCGCCGATGCCGACCAGGCCATCGAGGCCGCGGTCACCATCCAGCGCCGCCTTGCCGAGCAGCGCCGCGCCCAGGGGTTCGCGCTGGCCGTTCGCATCGGCATCCATGGCGCTGCCGCCAATCGAGTGGGCCTTGACTATGTCGGAACCGGCGTCAACCAGGCGTCGCGGATCGGCGCTGCAGCCGCTGGAGGGGAGATCCTGGTGAGCTCGTCCACCCTGGCTGTCGCCAGGCATTCGTTCAGCGAGGGAGGTCGTCGCACGGTGAAGCTGAAGGGACTATCGGCCCCGGTCGAGGTGGTTTCGATCGACTGGAGTTGA
- a CDS encoding type II toxin-antitoxin system PemK/MazF family toxin, with amino-acid sequence MTTGPLRWAVVVVGLDPAEGHEQAGKRRVLVVSYEPFHRSGLMTVCPITAARAEPRYHGEVAIPAGEAGQTKPGVIMCGQVRTVTQQRVRGQPLGIVSTRETRRQVRRALAHHLGLDIPAVVDT; translated from the coding sequence ATGACGACAGGGCCGCTGCGCTGGGCGGTCGTCGTCGTTGGTCTCGACCCGGCAGAGGGTCACGAGCAGGCAGGGAAACGACGCGTCCTGGTGGTCTCGTACGAGCCGTTTCATCGGTCTGGGCTAATGACCGTCTGTCCGATCACCGCTGCCCGCGCCGAGCCACGATACCACGGGGAGGTGGCGATCCCGGCTGGCGAGGCTGGCCAGACGAAGCCAGGCGTGATCATGTGCGGCCAGGTCCGCACCGTGACACAGCAACGGGTCCGAGGCCAGCCGCTGGGCATCGTCTCCACTCGGGAAACACGGCGGCAGGTGCGCCGAGCGCTGGCCCACCATCTGGGGCTGGATATCCCCGCCGTTGTCGATACCTAG
- a CDS encoding DUF72 domain-containing protein — protein sequence MPRAKAATKDHDPGPQAAGERGEAEAEAARHPIKVEKATVRIGTASWTDPTMVEPGVFYPPDATNAEERLRYYADQFPIVEVDATYYALPTRRLGELWLERTPPDFTFDIKAHALMTAQPSEVKRLPKEIRDELPPELLEKKRIYGKDLPTELRDAIWERFKDGIAPLHSSGKLGAVFLQYPRWFFPSNESRDAIVEAKERLGDIGLAVEFRNNTWFNEKNHERTINFLEKYQIPFVMVDEPQTKTALPPMVAVTSPQLAVVRFHGRRTETWEAKGIPVVERFRYLYDADELGEWVPRIRQAAGSVKNLHLLMNNCYANYGTTNAREIAAMLAEE from the coding sequence ATGCCCAGAGCCAAGGCGGCGACGAAGGACCACGATCCCGGGCCACAGGCCGCCGGCGAGCGAGGCGAGGCCGAAGCAGAGGCCGCCCGCCACCCCATCAAGGTGGAGAAGGCCACGGTCCGCATCGGGACAGCCAGCTGGACAGATCCGACCATGGTCGAGCCGGGCGTCTTCTACCCGCCGGACGCCACAAACGCGGAGGAAAGACTCCGTTACTACGCCGACCAGTTCCCCATCGTCGAGGTTGACGCAACCTATTACGCGCTCCCCACCCGACGCCTCGGCGAGCTGTGGCTCGAGCGCACGCCGCCCGACTTCACGTTCGACATCAAGGCCCACGCCCTGATGACCGCGCAGCCATCCGAGGTGAAGCGGCTGCCGAAGGAGATCCGCGACGAGCTGCCACCCGAGCTGCTCGAAAAGAAGCGAATCTATGGCAAGGACCTCCCCACGGAGCTGCGCGACGCAATCTGGGAGCGTTTCAAGGATGGGATCGCGCCGCTCCATTCATCGGGCAAGCTGGGGGCGGTCTTCCTCCAGTACCCGCGCTGGTTCTTCCCGTCCAACGAGAGCCGCGACGCGATCGTGGAGGCCAAGGAGCGGCTCGGAGACATCGGTCTGGCGGTGGAATTCCGCAACAACACCTGGTTCAACGAGAAGAACCACGAGCGGACGATCAACTTCCTGGAGAAGTACCAGATCCCGTTCGTGATGGTCGACGAACCTCAGACGAAAACCGCCCTGCCTCCCATGGTGGCAGTCACCTCGCCGCAGCTGGCGGTGGTCCGCTTCCACGGCCGCCGCACCGAGACGTGGGAGGCCAAGGGGATTCCGGTGGTCGAGCGCTTCCGCTACCTCTACGACGCCGATGAACTGGGCGAATGGGTCCCCCGCATCCGGCAGGCGGCCGGCTCCGTCAAGAACCTGCACCTGCTGATGAACAACTGCTACGCCAACTACGGCACAACCAACGCCCGCGAGATCGCGGCGATGCTGGCGGAGGAGTGA
- a CDS encoding heme-binding domain-containing protein, with the protein MKRAAVTLFLVGVVGLLLIQLVPYGRDHTNPAVVSEPPWDSPATRATAVIACFDCHSNQTVWPWYSNIAPMSWLVQRDVDEGRKRLNFSTWTAGQGGAAAGMVSSDKMPPFQYVLAHPEANLSEADKAAFIKGLTATFGGGSN; encoded by the coding sequence ATGAAGCGAGCCGCGGTCACCCTGTTCCTGGTCGGCGTCGTCGGGCTGCTGCTCATCCAGCTCGTGCCGTACGGTCGCGACCACACCAATCCCGCCGTCGTCAGCGAGCCCCCCTGGGACTCGCCCGCCACCCGAGCCACCGCAGTGATCGCCTGCTTCGACTGCCACAGCAACCAGACCGTCTGGCCCTGGTACAGCAACATCGCGCCGATGTCGTGGCTCGTCCAGCGCGACGTGGACGAGGGCCGCAAGCGCCTCAACTTCTCCACCTGGACCGCCGGCCAGGGCGGCGCGGCGGCGGGCATGGTCTCGTCCGACAAGATGCCTCCCTTCCAATACGTGCTGGCCCACCCGGAGGCGAATCTGTCCGAGGCCGATAAGGCCGCATTCATCAAGGGGCTGACCGCAACCTTCGGCGGCGGGAGCAACTGA
- the lipB gene encoding lipoyl(octanoyl) transferase LipB encodes MRDISRPPAGPEEPEAPRRPRRDAPFTPASDERPLLLGHGGRLTVERLGTVPYEPTWELQDELAEQRRQRRIGDRLLLLEHFPVYTIGRGGDEGNLLATPRRLREIGAQFLRVDRGGDITFHGPGQLVAYPIVELRDPLDLRRYVRSLQAAIIETAAAFGVEAHAEDGLIGVWVEGRRKLAAIGVRVKRGVTTHGLALNVNTDLRWFGEMIPCGIADREVTSLSAELGHPVDVVAVEDRLADALATAFGLTVADGRSGPIGPAGATEQ; translated from the coding sequence ATGCGCGACATCAGCCGTCCGCCGGCGGGCCCTGAGGAGCCGGAGGCGCCACGCCGGCCCCGGCGCGACGCACCCTTCACCCCGGCCAGCGACGAGCGCCCGCTCCTCCTCGGGCACGGCGGGCGGCTGACCGTCGAACGGCTGGGCACCGTTCCGTACGAGCCAACCTGGGAGCTCCAGGACGAGCTGGCCGAGCAGCGACGGCAGCGCCGGATCGGCGACCGGCTGCTGCTGCTCGAGCATTTCCCGGTCTACACCATCGGTCGCGGAGGAGACGAGGGCAACCTGCTGGCCACCCCGAGGCGGCTGCGGGAAATCGGTGCCCAGTTCCTGCGCGTCGACCGCGGCGGCGACATCACCTTCCACGGGCCGGGTCAGCTGGTTGCCTATCCCATCGTGGAGCTGCGCGACCCGCTCGACCTGCGCCGATACGTCCGCTCCCTGCAGGCCGCCATCATCGAGACCGCAGCTGCATTCGGGGTCGAGGCGCACGCGGAGGATGGGCTCATCGGCGTCTGGGTCGAGGGCCGGCGCAAGCTGGCCGCCATCGGGGTGCGCGTCAAGCGCGGCGTCACGACCCACGGCCTGGCGCTGAACGTGAACACCGACCTGCGCTGGTTCGGCGAGATGATCCCGTGTGGGATCGCCGACCGAGAGGTCACCTCGCTGTCGGCTGAGCTCGGTCACCCGGTCGACGTGGTGGCGGTCGAGGACCGACTGGCCGATGCACTGGCCACCGCCTTCGGCCTCACCGTGGCGGATGGTCGGTCAGGCCCAATCGGCCCGGCCGGCGCTACCGAGCAGTAG